A genomic region of Anas platyrhynchos isolate ZD024472 breed Pekin duck chromosome 9, IASCAAS_PekinDuck_T2T, whole genome shotgun sequence contains the following coding sequences:
- the LOC110354297 gene encoding vesicle-associated membrane protein 3 isoform X4, with protein sequence MRRRKWSPEQRSAPAPPTQGATSAGAVGPPPANVASSKRLQQTQARVDEVVDIMRMNVDKVLERDQKLSELDNRADALQAGASQFETSAAKLKRKYWWKNCKMMIILGVVCAVILIIIIKMLKDFSQVRAPECLVQ encoded by the exons gtctgctccagctcctcctaCCCAAGGTGCCACCAGTGCTGGGGCTGTAGGGCCACCTCCTGCCAATGTGGCAAGCAGCAAACGGCTGCAGCAGACACAAGCCCGGGTGGATGAG GTGGTCGATATCATGAGAATGAACGTGGACAAGGTGCTAGAAAGAGACCAGAAGCTGTCAGAGCTTGACAACCGGGCAGATGCATTGCAAGCAGGTGCCTCACAGTTTGAAACCAGTGCAgcaaaactgaagagaaaatattgGTGGAAAAATTGCAAG ATGATGATCATCCTTGGTGTAGTATGCGCAGTCATTCTCATTATAATTATAA AAATGCTCAAGGACTTCAGTCAAGTAAGGGCTCCAGAGTGCTTGGTGCAGTAA